In the genome of Bradysia coprophila strain Holo2 unplaced genomic scaffold, BU_Bcop_v1 contig_232, whole genome shotgun sequence, one region contains:
- the LOC119076808 gene encoding uncharacterized protein LOC119076808 isoform X1: MSSSGQLILLVSDEPAKEVIYEPVNGTLHVGSDKLKSNVCLEGLRDLAFSIYIDSSGRVCIEFHMKRIHVNGTRVKQHSGRPLHNNTILEAGPHKFIWKYDQRLYKSYSFPSLLLASKSMYEEEAVFNKNRRTMNCLAVGSSNDENVEGESQTNNSKTPEPMPAEASENRKSSHFGLAVGSSNDENVEGESQTNNSKTPEPMPAEASENRKSSTKRRTSLIPVKPNRTSELRRSIVRSKSVCHEPMTFQYRTPKKPIPSAAMAKSVSAIMRSESRLGDNRLPLSARKSLGNFPKMIDGLNLFNVVTDEMRAVGPRKYMSQKFGATSSPKRTPKKALVKTKRLSLRSELTEIGLMRAQDIGMSSEDRQQLKANVTLPSTPVNAKSSSTSAANVTFTPEANASTNVSSVENIIAPEANVTFPGTPEANASPSEKESTNISAVEDVIEPEANVTFTGTPEANVSPSEKEAVNTASLTPELNRLASSSSVEIVYSDDESSDSYSIISVDDDSEFNDDDASPGIIAGMNSESINNDKSTTEDCPEIEQSEQLNTPPEDSSEKSLSGSRLSSISTPTKVLPIRARRNSRPCSLYECCSPSTTFSTPTKSKMANNVVSTPRSILKTPKATKTPKKTVRILEELHEEEDDGPKTNNQSADARTSVTDQFVQNEMGTEAPKISVDSNEVHPESISMDGSDDVFEAIDIKRESTELSVETGTMARDSGIISSSGTLVGKSVVVQRPTPIVIDTPAITELVVERPPPMEVDATALTEMPLVLETPAPMLVETPAPMVVETQAPMAVETQAPMAVETAAPIVVETSTMAEPSDDKADVIDETTDVSGQCGDTDVITETNVDQFTTSANNREETSLFDETFEIHADCSLTSVIDEMQNVDDAIGEKELLNTPKPFDKTNLVGMKELLNTPEALNDTADMRGVRDMLKTPKVLDRTNCVGLKELLNTPDTLNETADMRGVRDMLKTPKVLDRTNCVGLKELLNTPDTLNETADMRGVRDMLKTPKDLDRTNCVGLKELLKTPDTLNETADMRGVRDMLKTPKDLDRTNCVGLKELLHTPDVLNKTADMRGIREMLKTPKRLDQTDFVGVKELLKTPCNRDDTHLEGVNELQKSPDVPVEQMQDLPKSPDAPVEPNQSDQSTAVADKKYKILVKYNSRQSLIALVNSQLEVSGLPILTEQELWPAVAVPAPVQTMAVEPVPVEPMSVEPMSVEAVPVEAVLVEAVPVEAVPVEAVPVEAVPVEAVPVEPVPVEPVPVEPVPVEPVPVKPVPVKPVPVKPVPVEPVPVEPVPVEAEATEAVPVEPVPVEAEATEAVPVEPMVVAVPVDPIEVTAEQEGTNAVETKKEASNGTKTFKSENNQSFPQNETPEPDVEVQASNDNVAEQNEDKAEPSALVNPKTESKFLNVLRKNRNRQLSAIEAQESQGKTALEKDETADATTAPSKVTVALKASKTPIRTRKPKASAVDPNAEDVSEDEDAEEVTAKASKSVRSVTRTRRGKASVAEDKKAAEKEDTKHEKSKIEVKIEKTPSRTRKDEAKATESRDENVFENDETMEATPSEPKVLTRKRIASVPVSQTTVPKSRRRKADQVDSAVVDGKIDSERVDTEQSSNKLMVPKTRNRAASAAEPLESKEKVGSKVASTRKRKATVAESKEENKSASSSTSEFKIPRKRQRQASNMDQQESHDESASESSQVTEADSELLNVKSKATRARQFPTLKGAAKKTSRSTRAAKNESSDMDQQESHDENVSESSQATEADLELLNDHAKSTRSRKRTTPKDPPKKTARNTRAAKNTSVDMDQQESNDESASESSQVTEADSELLNVKSKATRARKLPTPKGPPKKVARSTRAAKNASSDMDQQESYDDNASESSQATEADSEQANVPANVTRSRNLTVPENRPTRAARGARSTTRAESVSELERPTRATSKRTRQMSQSVTTEIGESSNIATTKGRKVSEAEESTSSTATRSRRGQTTKTETPVAGKRPRRGMK, encoded by the exons ATGTCGTCATCCGGACAATTGATTTTGTTAGTCAGTGATGAACCAGCAAAAGAAGTCATTTATGAACCGGTAAACGGGACTCTACATGTGGGGTCAGacaaattgaaatcgaatGTTTGCCTAGAGGGTCTCAGAGACCTCGCATTCAGTATTTACATCGACTCCAGCGGCAGG GTCTGCATCGAGTTTCACATGAAAAGAATTCACGTCAATGGTACGAGAGTAAAACAGCATTCCGGGCGTCCACTGCATAACAATACGATCTTAGAAGCTGGCCCtcataaattcatttggaaat ATGATCAAAGACTTTATAAAAGTTACTCATTTCCGTCACTGTTGCTTGCCAGTAAGAGTATGTACGAAGAGGAAGCTGTCTTCAACAAAAATCGTAGAACGATGAACTG TCTTGCTGTTGGATCATCAAACGACGAGAACGTTGAGGGTGAATCCCAAACAAACAACAGTAAAACGCCTGAACCAATGCCGGCCGAAGCGTCTGAAAACAGGAAAAGCTCACATTTCGGCCTTGCTGTTGGATCATCAAACGACGAGAACGTTGAGGGTGAATCCCAAACAAACAACAGTAAAACGCCTGAACCAATGCCGGCCGAAGCGTCTGAAAACAGGAAAAGCTCAACGAAGCGGCGAACCAGCCTCATTCCTGTCAAGCCGAACCGTACATCGGAACTGCGCCGATCGATCGTGCGATCCAAGTCGGTGTGCCATGAACCGATGACGTTTCAATACAGAACGCCGAAGAAACCGATTCCGAGTGCTGCGATGGCAAAGAGCGTCAGTGCTATCATGCGCAGCGAATCACGCCTGGGCGATAATCGACTACCGCTGTCGGCACGTAAATCGCTGGGTAATTTCCCGAAAATGATCGATGGACTGAATTTGTTCAACGTTGTCACGGACGAAATGAGAGCGGTCGGTCCAAGAAAGTATATGTCGCAAAAATTCGGTGCAACCAGCAGTCCGAAGAGAACGCCGAAAAAGGCTCTCGTAAAAACGAAACGACTAAGCCTACGGTCTGAg ctgaccgaaatcggcctCATGCGAGCTCAGGACATCGGTATGTCATCAGAAG ATCGGCAGCAATTAAAAGCAAATGTTACCCTACCAAGCACTCCAGTAAACGCTAAGTCATCAAGTACTTCGGCAGCAAATGTTACATTCACTCCCGAAGCTAATGCATCGACCAACGTTTCGTCCgtggaaaatattattgcgCCGGAAGCAAATGTTACATTCCCAGGCACTCCTGAAGCAAATGCATCGCCATCAGAAAAAGAGTCGACCAACATCTCGGCGGTGGAAGATGTTATTGAGCCAGAAGCAAATGTTACATTCACTGGCACTCCTGAAGCAAATGTATCGCCATCAGAAAAAGAGGCGGTGAACACTGCCAGTTTAACCCCGGAACTTAATAGATTAGCGAGCAGTTCTTCTGTAGAGATTGTTTATTCCGACGATGAAAGCTCCGATTCATACTCAATTATAAGTGTTGACGATGACTCAGAATTCAATGACGACGACGCTTCTCCGGGCATAATAGCTGGAATGAATAGTGAAAGCATCAACAACGATAAATCAACAACTGAAGATTGTCCAGAAATTGAACAATCAGAACAACTGAATACGCCACCGGAAGATTCGTCCGAAAAATCACTTTCTGGATCCCGACTTTCGAGTATTTCCACTCCTACCAAGGTTCTGCCCATTCGAGCAAGACGAAATAGCCGTCCGTGCAGTTTGTATGAATGTTGCAGTCCATCAACCACTTTTTCCACACCGACAAAGAGCAAGATGGCCAACAATGTGGTTTCAACTCCCAGATCGATTTTGAAAACACCAAAAGCCACGAAAACACCCAAGAAAACTGTTCGAATTCTGGAAGAATTACACGAAGAAGAGGACGATGGTCCAAAAACGAATAATCAGTCCGCTGATGCGCGAACTTCAGTCACCGATCAATTCGTTCAAAATGAAATGGGAACTGAAGCACCAAAAATATCTGTGGACTCGAATGAAGTCCACCCTGAAAGCATTTCAATGGATGGAAGTGATGATGTTTTCGAAGCAATTGATATCAAGCGCGAATCAACAGAACTATCAGTTGAAACGGGCACCATGGCCCGTGATTCGGGAATAATTTCATCCAGCGGAACGTTAGTTGGTAAATCAGTGGTAGTTCAAAGACCCACGCCAATTGTAATCGACACACCAGCTATAACTGAACTGGTAGTCGAACGACCACCGCCAATGGAAGTCGATGCAACAGCCTTAACTGAAATGCCATTAGTACTCGAAACACCAGCGCCAATGTTAGTCGAAACACCAGCTCCAATGGTAGTCGAAACACAAGCGCCAATGGCAGTCGAAACACAAGCGCCAATGGCAGTCGAAACAGCAGCGCCAATCGTAGTCGAAACATCAACAATGGCTGAGCCATCTGACGATAAAGCCGACGTCATCGATGAAACAACAGATGTATCTGGTCAATGCGGCGACACTGATGTAATAACCGAGACAAACGTGGATCAATTCACCACTTCTGCAAATAATCGTGAGGAAACGAGCTTGTTCGACGAGACATTCGAGATTCATGCAGACTGTTCGTTGACGAGCGTGATCGATGAGATGCAAAATGTCGATGACGCGATAGGGGAAAAAGAGTTGCTGAATACACCGAAACCATTCGATAAGACCAATTTAGTCGGAATGAAGGAGCTCCTAAACACACCAGAAGCTTTGAACGATACGGCAGATATGCGAGGCGTGAGAGACATGTTGAAGACGCCCAAAGTGCTGGATCGAACAAATTGTGTAGGGTTGAAGGAACTATTGAACACTCCCGATACTTTGAACGAGACGGCAGATATGCGAGGCGTGCGAGACATGTTAAAGACGCCCAAAGTGCTGGATCGAACAAATTGTGTAGGATTGAAGGAACTATTGAACACTCCCGATACTCTGAACGAGACAGCAGATATGCGAGGCGTGCGAGACATGTTGAAGACACCTAAGGATCTCGATCGAACCAATTGTGTAGGATTGAAGGAACTATTGAAGACTCCCGATACTCTGAACGAGACAGCAGATATGCGAGGCGTACGAGACATGTTGAAGACGCCTAAGGATCTCGATCGAACCAATTGCGTAGGATTGAAGGAACTCTTGCACACTCCTGACGTTCTGAACAAGACGGCAGATATGCGAGGTATTCgtgaaatgttgaaaacgCCGAAGAGGCTCGATCAAACCGATTTCGTCGGCGTCAAAGAGCTTTTGAAAACTCCGTGCAATCGTGACGATACTCATCTCGAAGGTGTCAATGAACTCCAAAAATCACCGGATGTACCAGTTGAACAAATGCAAGATCTTCCAAAATCGCCGGATGCACCAGTTGAACCAAATCAATCCGATCAGTCAACCGCCGTAGCCGATAAGAAATACAAGATACTCGTCAAGTACAACTCAAGGCAGTCACTCATTGCTCTAGTGAACAGTCAACTGGAAGTAAGTGGCCTTCCAATCCTAACAGAACAAGAATTATGG CCCGCTGTTGCTGTGCCCGCACCAGTTCAAACAATGGCAGTTGAACCAGTGCCAGTTGAACCCAT GTCAGTTGAACCCATGTCAGTTGAAGCAGTGCCAGTTGAAGCAGTGCTAGTTGAAGCAGTGCCAGTTGAAGCAGTGCCAGTTGAAGCAGTGCCAGTTGAAGCAGTGCCAGTTGAAGCAGTTCCAGTTGAACCAGTACCAGTTGAACCAGTACCAGTTGAACCAGTACCAGTTGAACCAGTACCAGTTAAACCAGTACCAGTTAAACCAGTACCAGTTAAACCAGTACCAGTTGAACCAGTACCAGTTGAACCAGTACCAGTTGAAGCAGAGGCAACTGAAGCAGTGCCAGTTGAACCAGTACCAGTTGAAGCAGAGGCTACTGAAGCAGTGCCAGTTGAACCAATGGTTGTGGCAGTTCCAGTTGATCCAATTGAAGTAACCGCAGAACAAGAAGGAACGAACGCAGTCGAGACAAAGAAAGAAGCCAGCAATGGCACTAAAACATTCAAATCGGAGAACAATCAATCTTTCCCACAAAACGAAACTCCTGAACCAGATGTAGAGGTTCAAGCATCGAATGACAACGTCGCTGAACAGAATGAAGACAAAGCTGAGCCGAGTGCTCTCGTAAATCCAAAAACTGagtctaaatttttgaatgtacTGAGGAAAAACCGAAATCGCCAGCTGAGCGCAATCGAGGCACAGGAGTCTCAAGGTAAAACTGCTTTGGAAAAGGACGAGACTGCAGATGCAACTACTGCACCTTCAAAAGTGACTGTGGCattaaaagcttcgaagacgCCAATCAGAACGAGAAAACCGAAAGCAAGTGCCGTGGATCCGAATGCTGAAGATGTCTCGGAAGATGAAGATGCTGAGGAAGTAACTGCGAAAGCTTCAAAATCGGTAAGATCTGTTACCAGAACAAGACGAGGAAAAGCCAGTGTAGCCGAAGATAAAAAGGCCGCGGAAAAAGAAGACacgaaacatgaaaaatcgaaaattgaagTTAAGATTGAAAAAACGCCTAGTAGAACGAGGAAGGACGAAGCGAAAGCTACTGAGTCTCgggatgaaaatgtttttgaaaacgATGAGACCATGGAAGCAACACCATCTGAGCCTAAAGTTCTAACTAGGAAACGTATAGCAAGCGTTCCGGTCAGCCAAACAACAGTTCCAAAATCTCGCAGACGAAAAGCAGATCAGGTTGATTCGGCAGTAGTTGATGGTAAAATCGATTCAGAACGTGTTGACACTGAGCAATCAAGCAATAAGTTGATGGTCCCGAAAACAAGAAACCGAGCAGCGAGTGCTGCCGAACCACTGGAGTCTAAGGAAAAAGTTGGATCGAAGGTTGCAAGTACTCGTAAACGTAAGGCAACAGTTGCTGAatcgaaagaagaaaataaatctgCTTCATCAAGCACCTCCGAATTCAAAATCCCAAGAAAACGTCAACGTCAAGCCAGCAACATGGATCAGCAGGAATCTCATGATGAAAGCGCCTCGGAATCATCTCAAGTCACAGAAGCCGACTCGGAGCTCTTGAACGTCAAATCTAAAGCAACAAGAGCTCgacaatttccaactttaaaAGGTGCAGCAAAGAAAACTTCTAGAAGTACACGCGCAGCTAAGAATGAATCGAGCGACATGGATCAGCAGGAGTCTCACGATGAAAATGTATCGGAATCATCTCAAGCCACCGAAGCCGATTTGGAGTTGTTAAATGACCATGCTAAGAGCACCCGATCCCGAAAACGTACCACACCAAAAGATCCACCAAAGAAAACTGCTAGAAATACACGCGCAGCGAAAAATACTTCAGTTGACATGGATCAGCAGGAGTCTAACGATGAAAGCGCCTCGGAATCGTCTCAAGTCACAGAAGCCGATTCGGAGCTCTTAAACGTTAAATCTAAAGCAACAAGAGCTCGAAAACTTCCAACGCCAAAAGGTCCACCAAAGAAAGTTGCTAGAAGTACACGGGCAGCTAAGAATGCATCGAGCGACATGGATCAGCAGGAGTCTTACGATGACAATGCATCGGAATCATCCCAGGCCACAGAAGCCGACTCGGAACAAGCAAACGTTCCGGCTAATGTCACAAGATCTCGAAATCTTACAGTTCCGGAAAATCGACCCACGAGAGCTGCCAGAGGTGCACGTTCCACTACAAGAGCAGAATCTGTATCAGAGCTGG aGCGACCTACGAGGGCCACTTCAAAACGGACACGACAAATGAGCCAAAGTGTTACGACTGAAATTGGTGAATCTTCGAATATAGCCACAACAAAGGGGCGCAAAGTCAGCGAAGCTGAGGAATCCACATCGAGCACGGCAACACGCAGTCGACGTGGTCAGACGACCAAAACTGAAACTCCTGTTGCTGGAAAACGGCCGAGACGCGGCAtgaagtaa